Genomic window (Juglans microcarpa x Juglans regia isolate MS1-56 chromosome 2S, Jm3101_v1.0, whole genome shotgun sequence):
TGCGTTAGCTCTCTCTATCCTCTTACAGTCTTTAAGATCCTTGATTCAAAACGTCGTTGTGTTCTTGTGAATCTGTGTTTGATAGTTCAACGGATGATGATGTGACACATCGAAGGGCAGAAGGAAGAGGGGAATCAGGGATTGTGTCGTACAAGAGAAGAGGTGAAGGCAAGTGGGCCATGCGGGCTCGCATGGGCCGGAGTTGAGTAATAAGGCCATTAGGCCTAGTGGGTTAATATCATGTTGTTATGTTTACTTCTATTATTTCCTTTAATCATGTCAGTCCAATGGGTCATTTCGCCCATTCCAGTTCAATAGTCTTTATTTTCTGTTATCTTTAGATTTGTCATGTAGTGAAACGTCTGAAGGGGAATATTATTCTGGTACTTTGTTATGCGCAAAGTATCAATCCCATAAGAGGGCTCTGTGTAAGCATTtccttttttatgcaaaatttgaGTAAAAGTCAGAtattcctttctctctcttttctctcttggaGGACCTCACTCTCGAAGTGAGCCATATTACTATTTTTCATCCACCTACCAAGTTCTTTCTCCTGCCTTACACCATCTTACCGATTTACATTACAAAACTTAGCTACATATACAAAGGTGTTACAATCTTGGTATCAGAGATTGGATCCCAAGTGACCAATCATGGCTGAAGGAACACGATTAAACCAACTCCAAGATGGCCTCACAGCTTTGAAGAAATCAATTGATTCTCAGATGAAAACATTGGAGACCGAAATGCTAGCCCTCAAGAAGCAATCCGATTCAGTAATGCAGCAGTTGACAGTATTGACGGTAGAGCTGCAAAAGAAAACCAGCAACAATGTAAGAGGAGAATCTTCAGGCAACCAGGAGTTTAGAGAGGAGAATGTGGAACAAACCAGAGAAAATTATTCCAGACAGGTACGAATTGACTTTCCTTTTTTCATGGTGAGGGTCCAAGTGGTTGGTTATACAAGGTAAACCACTactttaattattacaatacCTTACCTCAACATAGACTAAGGTTGGCATCCTTTCACATAAAAGGTCAAGCTTTAGTCTGGTTTCAAAATTTAGAAGAGTCAGGTGAAGTCAGGGGTTGGGAAGAATTCACTAAGGCCTTGTTGACCAGGTTTGGGCCATCATCCTATGATGATCCCATGGAGGCCTTAACAAGGCTTAAACAGTCCGGATCTGTGGAAGACTATGAAGCTAGCTTTGAAGGGTTATCTAATAGGTTGACGGGATTGTCAGAGGGGTATAAGTTAAGCTGTTTTCTTAGCGGCTTAAAAGACGAGATTAGTTTACAAGTGCGTATGTTTAACCCTAAAGACTTGTTAGCTGCTTATAGTCTTGCTAGAATTCAAGAGGAGAGTGTGCTTGTATACAGAAAGCAGTTTCAGGGGGCAGGTCACAATGAAGCAGGCATCCTTAAACACAATCCCAGCCTTAGCCAAAACAGTCATCAACCCAACTAAAAACACAACTATACCCCCAACTACAGCCTAAACAGCAACCAAAACAACAACCACCCTAGCCAAAAAGCCATTGtcaaagtttagaaaattaaacttcaacaaatgaaagaaatgagggaTAAGGGGTTATGCTATTATTGTGATTCCAAGTGGAATCCAGGTACAAATGCCAACGACCCAAACTATTTTTGATAGAGGAGGATGAAGTTGTTGTGGAAGAAGAATAGGAGGAGCTGGTTAATGAAGAGGTTTTGAATTTTGTCGATAACCCTAACCAACCTGAAATTTCATTACATGGAATTATTGGTTCCATAAGCCCAAAAACTATGAGAATCAAAGGGAAGATAAGAAGTCAGGAGTTGGTGGTTTTAATTGACTGGGGGAGTACCCACAACTTTGTGGACCCCTCGATTGTTAAGAAAGGAGAGATCCTTGTGAATCCACTTGAAAAAGTGAGGGTAAAAGTAGCAAATGGGGAGCAAGTTAGTAGTGAAGGGGGTGTTCCAACCTAAGAGTGAAGTTACAAGGCACGGTTTTCCTCATTGATGCCTTTGTTTTAGTATTGACAGGCTGTGATATGGTGTTAGAAGTTCAATGGTTGTGGGAGTTGGGGcctattttatggaattttaagGAGTTATCCATGAAATTTCAGCAAAGTAGTAAGGAAATTGTGCTACAGGGTTTATGTGCACCAAATTTGATTGAGGAAGGGAATTTGAACATGAATCACAAGTTGGAAAAAAAGGAGTTGTTACTGTAGTTAGTAGAAGTGTCAAATGAGAAGTCAGCTAGTGAGTTACCCCCATCTGTTTCTACATTACTTAACCATTATACTAATGTGTTTGGTGACCCGAAAGGCTTACCACCACAAAGAAACCATGATCATTCCATCACCTTAATCCCAAACACCAGCCCAATTTCAGTAAGACTATACTGTGACCCTTACTTTCAAAAAGACGAAATTGAGAATTGTGAGAGTTATTAACCTCAGAAGTGATAAAGACAAGCCACAACCCTTATTCTACCCCTGTTCTACTTGTGAGAAAAGCCGATGGTTCATGGAGAATGTGTGTGGACTATAGGGCTTTGAACAAGGTGACGGTGAAGGATAAATACCTCATCCCCGTAGTGGAGGAATTATTGGATGAACTCAGTGGGTCTAGGCTGTTTTCTAAGCTGGATTTGAGGTCGGGGTATCACTATTTTTTGGTAAGACCATTTGGGTTAACCAATGCCTTTTCAATATTCGAAAGCTTAATGAATGATATATTCAGGCCATACTTAAGAAAGTTTatcctattatttttttgacGACATTTTGGTCTATAGAAAGACCTTGGAAGAACATGTGCAGCACTTAAGGGTGATTTTAGAGCTTTTGAGGAAGCATTGTTTGCTAGCCGAGCAGTCTAAATGCATATTTGCAATTGAGGAAGTGTCTTATTTGGGTCATTTAATTTCGGCTAAGGGTGTCAGAACGGATCCAGAAAAACTGGCAACCATGAAGAGCTAACCTTTTCCCACTACCCTTAAGTCACTTAGGGGTTTTTTGGGATTAACTAGGTACTATAAGAGGTTCATTAAGGGGTATGGAAGCATTGTAGCTCCCCTAACTTAGTTACTCAAGAAGAATCAGTTTGTTTGGAATGAGGCATCTAGGGAGGCCTTTGAGAAGTTAAAGGGGGTAGTGACTCACCCCATGTTTTAGCATTACCAGATTTTACACTTCCATTTGTGGTGGAGTGTGATGCATCAGGGACTGCTATAGGGGCTATCCTTATGCAAAGGAAAAGGCCTATAGCTTTTTACAGTCAATCTTTAAAGGGGAGGATTTTATCTATGTCAACCTATGAGAATGAGCTCTATACCTTGATGATGGTAGTTCAGAAATGGAGGCCTTACTTACTAGGCCACCCCTTTGTAGTGAGAACAAATCATCAaagcttgaagcatctgttaGAACAGAAGATTGGAACCCCAAGGCAACATAAATGGATCACTAAGTTACTTGAGTATGATCTGGTTGTGGAGTATAAAAAGGGACAAGACAATAAGGTGGCGGATGCCTTGTTTAGGAGGATTGAGGTAGAAGGATCTGAGGAAGATGCAGCTCTAACAGTCATTTCTCTACCTACTTTTGAGTGGTGGGAAGACATAAAAGATTCTTATAACCGAGATCCAGAAATGCAGGAGTTATTGAATAAATTCCAGCAAGGGAATTTGTCTGCTGCCTACACAATGAGGGATGGTGTTTTTCTGTACAAACAGACGGTTATTGTGGCTAGTGATGAGGGATTGAAGAACAAATTATTACAGTTATTAATGATAGCCCAGTTGGTGGCCATTCGAGTTATGATAAAACCCTACACAGATTGAGAAGGGATTTTCGTTGGACAGGTATGAAGGCAGATGTGAAAAGATTCATTAGAGAGTGTGACACTTGTCAAAGTGTTAAGGCAAATGAGTTTAAGCCTAATGGATTGTTGCAACCACTTCCCATTCTATCCCAACCATGGACACAAATTTCCATGAATTTTATTGAGGGGTTACATTCCTCCCATGGATTTAGTTGTATCTAGGTTGTTGTGGACAAATTAACTAAATATGGGCATTTCACACCATTGGCACATCCCTTCTCAGCAAAAACAGTGGCTCAGTTATTCACTAAGCACATCCTTAAGCTGCATGGAATGTCTAATTCTATTGTCTCGGATCAGGATAGTACTTTTACTGGGCATTTTTGGAGGGAATTATTTAAGATACAAGGGATGCAACTTGCTTTCAACACTGCTTATCACCCCCAATCCGTTGGGCAAAAGTGAGGCAGTTAACAAATGTGTGGAGAACTACTTGAGGTGTTTTACGGGTGACAGACCCAGAGATTAGGCCACATGGATTCCATTGGCTGAATGGTGGTACAATACCATTCAGCACTCATCTTCAAAAACCACTCCTTTCCAGTTCCTATATGGTTACCCTCCTCCCAGACTACTTAGCTACATGCCTAGAACAATTAGGATTGAAGCAATTGAAGACACTCTAAAGTCAAGGGAGGAAATGCTAGAAATCCTCAAGCATAACCTCAAGCGAGCTCAAGACCGCATGAAAAAATATGCGGATCTTAGGAGAAAAGATCAGATCTTGGAGGTGGGAGAGTGGGTGTACCTTCGTCTCCAACCTTACAGACAACTCTCAGTGACTAATCGAAGACATCTAAAGCTTGCTCCTAGGTCTTATGGACCATTCCAAATCACACAAAGAATCGGGGCCGTGGCATACAAGTTGAAACTTCTACAATCATCAACAATACATCCGGTTTTTCACATATCTCAACTTAAGAAGAAGTTGGGTCAGAAGAACATACCTCTCGCAAATCTGCCACCTACAGATGCCGAATGAGTGCTGAAGCCCTAATCGAAACAAGTCATCAACCGTCGATTTCACAAATCACGCCACAACATAGCCATCATCGAGCTTCTAGTATAGTGGCATGGACAAGGGGAAGACAACGCAACTTGGGAGACATACGAGTGGTTGAAGAAGGCGTATgctcaccttgtgggcaaggtgatTTGAGAAGGGGGCTTTGTGACACATCGAAGGGCAGAAGGAAGAGAGGAATTAGAGATTGTGTCGTGCAAGAGAAAAGGTGAAGGCAAGTGGGCGATGCGGGCTCGCATGGGCCGAAGTTGAGTAATAAGGCCATTAGGCCCAATGGATTAATATCATGTTGTTATGTTTACTTCTGTTATTTCCTTTAATCATGCCAATCAATTGGATCATTCTGCTCATTCCAGttcattattctttattttttgttatctttAGATTTGTCGTGTAGTGAAACGTCTAGAAGGGGAATATTATTCTGGTAGTTTTTTATGCCCAGAGTGTCAGTCCCATAAGAGGGCTCTGTGTAAGCATTTCCTTTTTTATGCAAAAACTGAGTAAAAGTCAGAtattcctttctctctcttttctctcttggaggactcaccctcgaagtgagcCATATTACTATTTTTCATCCACCTGCCAAGTTCTTTCTCCTGCCTTACACCATCTTACCGATTTACATTACAAAACTTAGCTACATATACAAGGCTGCTACAGATGATGATTCTTTGTGATTTAAGGTTTCATTCATCGTAATTTGCTCTTTGGGCCTTGCAGACCATCCTGATATATCACCACCCATATTCTGAGCCCCTTTATATGGCAaaagattttgtttttcctctttttatttcttggtATTGTAGTATTTGAAAGTTGTTGATctgattgattttcttttgtttgtgtttgattttattttgcatattcGGCCTGCCGATGATTAAATAGATGTTTTAAAGACAAGCATATGTCTAAATCAATCTATGTTGATCAATCTAATCTTCTCTCTAGGCTTTCTTTGTTTAATGGTTTTTTTCCAGTAAATTTACTGTTGTTTGGTTACCAAGAAATCTCTCGAAGAGACATCCAGAGATTAATATTGTAAAAAGGACATGTTCATTGTCGCAATAAGCATTCTAAAATCAGAATTTGAAGAATGACAACCTAAGATTCTCTTATTTATCTGTAAAAGCTCGAAATCATTCTCTGCAAATTACTAATGAGAGCATATGGATTCAAAACACTTCCTAATACCATCATTTGAGAACAGATTAAGACCTACCCAACCTAGATCTGCTGAAGAGAACCCTACAATCAACCTCGAAATCACTCTTTGCAAATTACTAATGGTGTTGTAGGATCTTGGGGTCGATCTCGGGCATGTCCTTGTGACTCCAGGTGAAGAAATCATGGTGTTCCGTGAGGAGCTATTGCATGACGCTCTTCATTCCAGGTGTCATCCTGCTACCAATTCTGGCAGTGGCTTCCAGGCGGCTCGGATTCAAAGGAATCAACTCTAGCGGTTCGTTCGGCTCCACCTTCCTGAGCACCTGCTCATCTCAGGTCTCCACATCCGCCTGGGTGTGCTTGGGCAGGGGTGGGAGACTGTGGTCGTCAGCCGGGGTGTGGACCACATGCACCCCGCTGCCACTGGGCTTCAATTCCTGCACGTAACATTTTCGTGCCAGGACCTATTCCCCTCAGATTTCTCACACTCTCCAATGAGTCGGgaatttcatcttcaagtggTAGGTCGACCGCACCACCCTTAGGTTGTTGAGGGTAGGTCTGTTGATTATACCACCAAGAATTTGACCATGACAGAAGTCGCATAGGGGGCGCTACCCGCCAAGACGGACAATGTGATGGTCCTAATTGGTTGGACCATTTCCCCAGAGAAACCTTTGAGTGGAATGAGAGCTAGTTGGAGTTGGGCGGTGTCTATCCCCATCTGGGTAAAGGCTTCCCATAAGAGAATGTCTGCGGAACTATCATTGTCGACAAGGATCCTCCTAGTGCTGAAGTTGGCGACCAGCATGGTGACCACTAGGTCATCGTCATGCGGATAGAGGACCCCCTCCTCGTCGTCTTCTCCAAAGGAAATGACGAGGGCCGGTTCGCTCTTCCTGTACTTGGTGGAGCGGTACCCTACCGAATATACTTCTTGGTATCTCTCTTGCCTGGCATGCGCCTTTCGACTGGATGAGGTAGCGCCCCTGCTAGCGAATCCTCCCATGATGGTTCTGACTTCCCCCTGCAGCGGCCCTTCCCGATGTGGTGCGCGGGAGCAATCGTGTTGGGGTCTCCACGCACTTTCCCTTTGTCTCAGGCTCCTTTCTCTCCTCGGCCTGTCGACCATCTCGGCATTCTTTCCTGTGATTTCCTTATCCACTCCCGCTCTAGTCTCTGAGGGGTAGGATACAGCGGTCTCGGTCACCCATTCtgctctctttcctctttcaagGTGATGTAGTCTTCTGTATTATGAGTGGTGGACTGATGGTAGGTGCAATAACGACGGCTAGTGCTCTTATAGTTGTCTTATTGGGTGGCTTCCCGGTCATCTTCCTAGATGGTAAGAGTCGTTCGGTCAGATCGAAACCCCAGGCCTCTAATGGGGGCTTCCCCTACTGTTGTCATGCAATACATTCTCCGGCTTCTCGTGAGCTTTGCTCTTGGTTGGTGCCTTCCATTTCCTGTCACCCTGTTCCAGTTCTTTCCTTCTTGGTTCGATCAAGGCTTGGAGTATATCTTCAGCGTTAATGAAGTTGTCTATTTGATCCATGAACTCTCGCAGCTTGGCGGGGGTTCTCCTCGTCAATTCTTCCATGAATTGGGACCGAGGCCATACTCATCCCAAAAGCGTTACCAAAGTTatcttctcgtcttggtcgCCTATAGTCATGCGCTCTTTGTTGAACCTGATTAGGTATGCTTTCAAGCCTTCGTCTTCCGCCTGCTTGATGGTAAGGAGATACCCCACGGGGCATCTTATTCTTCTACTCACCATAAATTGTGTGAGGAATAGACGAACCAGCTCTCCAAAACTGTCTATGGACCCCGGTGCCATAGACCAAAACAATACTCCTGTCAGCCTCTTCAGGGTCGGCAAAAAAGCTCTATAAGCCACTTCTCCTGGGAAACTATGCAGGGTCATGTGGGCTTTGAAGGTTTTCAGGTATTCGAGGGAGTCTCTGGCCCCGTCATATATGTCCATGAGAGGAACTCGGAACTTTAGTGGCAGGAGCACAACCATCACCTTCTCGATATAGGGTATGCTCAAGCTGGAGAGCAATTGGTCTACCGAAAACTACGTGCCCATCTTTTCGCCATCTCCTCGTACTTCCTCCTGAGGTTACACAATTCATCctacatatttttcctttcttcctccaCATTACCTACTCCTCCTGTGTTTTTGGATCCTACGTGTTCATTGTTGCTTGGTTCTACTTCATTTTCTAGCTCATTAGTGGCTACTCTGAGCGTCTCGTTCTCTTATCGAAAGGTCTCCACCTCGGTAGTTAGCTTTCCTACCAGTTATTCCATCGCGGTGAGCCTCGATTCCATATTTGTTGACATTGCTTCTTCTTGTCCCCGAGTTGTCTAAGAACGGGTCATCGCAAGCATACAAAGGATACATGAAGTCTAtagagatcccacagacgacgTCACTATTAACATCATGCCactgttaacgttgtgtttcgtACACCTTTGGGTTTTCCAACAACTCGGGTCTTGAGTTTTTCACCTGCACAATTAAGAAAACACGAAAAGTGTGAGGCCTGAGTGGAGACAGGAATCTCTGATGCTAAAGTtagtatatctccttagtagttcGTGTGTGAGCTTAGAGGAATCAGAGAGAATTCTTCGTACCTGGGAATCAACTTTTATACTATATTTCTGGTGGGGACAACTCATACCTTACTTTGAGGAGCCTATGTCATTTCCACTGTTTGTTCTGTCAGGACCCTTTAATGCAGCGTGTCTTCTGGGGCGAcatcattaatgcggcgtagaGTCCTGAgagtggtgtcattaatgtggcgtggttcCCTGACTCGCTTTACCATATGAGTGTTCTCTATTGAGCCATTTCATGCCTGCTGTCAGGAGATCAAGGATTCTCCATATTTCTCGTCCACATGTCTTTGCAGGTTCCCAAGGGTAGGGTGTGATCAGGTGATGTCAGGACTATGAGTCTCATCTGCCCCTATCATCCACCTATTATGTGCGTGGATTGCTTCAAGGTTGGGTTTTACTCATGGGTTGAGCATTCTGCAGAGGTCCACTGACTCCTTTTAGAGGACGGTCGTTGGGCTTGACTGGATTTGGTCGGGCTCTCTAATTTACTTCACTAGTGGTCTCTCGTGAGCTTGTTACACGGGCTGATAGGGAGGAAAACcccttataataataatattattattattatttacatgtCTGATTAGTCTTGTAATGAGTGGAGCAATGCATGTCCTATCATGAAATATCCATGTGTTATGCggtcgttttaaaaaataatagagtttattattcaaaaattaatttttttatataaatattatatttatttactatttttaaaataattatactgcGCTGGTAACTACTGAAGCTATCATTTCTCGACGTCCAAACACCCCTTTTACACTTGGTGGTTGTGTTCTTGGCCGAAGATACCCAAGAAGTCAGTGGTTGGAATGAGCTTCCAGGATCTCCAGAGTGGCGCCAAGCCGTCTCCTTCCTCATTGGTAGGCGTTCGTTCCCCGGGCCAAAGTCCCTCGCAGGCCGTCGCTGCGGGCATTTTCCAGATCAACACTGCAATCGCTGCTTTTCATCGACTCGTCGATGCCATCGGAACCGCCAAGGACACTTCCGATCACCGTCAAAAGCTGTCTCTATTCTTCTCGATGTCtatttctctcccttttatCTTTCTCcaattaatttatatgaattatGAATTTGGCAGCCATAACACGAGGCAGCGGATACTGCACTTGGTTAAAGATACTTCTGCTAAGCTCAAGGCCTTGACCGATTCCGATCGGGACTCCTCCGTCAACGTATGTCTCTCTCTTATAACCGATTGTCCTAAAAGCTTAGATGATGGtaatgataaatttaattatgtattttatatcttaacaatctCTCCCTCGCATTGAATTTGAATTTCTTCTGTAATGTTTACAAGTCTTCTTCATTGTATGTTACTAACAATAACAAGTAATCCTTGTTGCTGGATACGTTTCCAGCCGAGTAAAAAAGTAGAAGATGCAAAACTTGCCAGAGATTTTCAAATTACACTCCAAGAATTTCAGAAAGCTCAACAGCTTGCCTCTGAGCGCGAGTCTACCTACTCCCCTTCTGCTCCTCCTCGGTCTTCTTCTTTATCAGCAACGTATGCTGTTCTGGTCTCCTCaactctttccttttttgttatttttttaatactgatTACTGAACTTCGGCCCTATTGTATGTTGTGCTTCCGGTGACAGCTCTGCTTCTGGTGAACATTTTGCAATCAACGAAAACCGACCTTTTCTCTTTGAACAGAAGAGGTAACTTACTAGTATCTCAATACCGCTCTGAGGTTTTTTCTACTTATATCGGTTTCTTTCTCATTATATCGGTTAGCAACCGTATTCACTGTCTTATACTAGCTCTTGTGAATCAAAGCAAACATATTAACTTAAATCATCCATATTTTCTCTACCATGGCAATCGTGCATCTTCTTTGAACATGCATTAGTAATATCAGTAGGTTCTTTTAAAATGTATGTGGTATTTTTAGGTGCACGTCAAACTGATCAACAAAAATTTCTTACGTGCACATCAAATGTGTGTAACTTGATTCTATGTACCTTGTGAAGTTTTCTCTCAAGGATGCAAAGCCTGGAAGAATCTTTGTTTTACAATCTACCTTCTTGAACAAAATGTGCAGGCAGGAGGTACTCTTATTAGATAATGAAATTTCCTTCAATGAAGCAATGATTGAGGAAAGGGAACAGGGTATTAGAGAAGTAGAAGAGCAAATTGGACAAGCAAACGAAATATTTAAGGACCTTGCTGTTCTTGTTCATGAGCAGGGAGTTGTTATTGGTAAGATTCCCACTATGCATAAGATGAATTATTCTTGTTTCCATCCATGGagatttttacatttttctttccaagtttttttcctctttatctTCTAACATTCTTCGTTATAACAGATGATATTCAATCTAACGTTGGAACTTCCTCTGCTTCTACTACTCAAGCTCGAGTTCAGCTAGCAAAAGCTTCCAAAAGTGCAAAATCCAAGTCTTCTTGGGTAAGTAGCTAAGGAGATTGATAGTCTGTTAAATCGAGCATTAAAGACCTAGAATCCAATTTCTTGCCACGCAATTGAGGAAATTGTCTTTGTAGAGTTGTTTAGTTgtagtaagtatttttttctcaCTGAGGAAGAAAACTTATGATGCCTTGTGTTCTGGAGTCAAACTTTGCTTCGCTTCAATGTCATACAGTATCCACATGCATGCACTGTATGGTATGAGATGCACTGAAACTTTGTGTGCATGGATAACCAAAGTTGTGGAAGAATAAAAAGGTTATTGGACCTAttaaaaagaatgaataaaaaGGTTATTGGTGTAGGGACATGTAATGGCCTGTTTGAAGACATGGTGAGGGCTGTAGCTCGTGTCAGTCAGCCTATGATCAGGAAATAAGAGAATTTCTTCTCATGTATCCGTTAGGGAATCAGACTCCTAAGAATCCAGTCCCTGCCATTTTGAGCTGTCCTAAATTTATTAGGTGGTCGGTATTGGAAAATATGCCAATGTTATATTGTGGTATTAATTAGTTGGTAGAGTTTATGATAACTACATGAGCAGCGCATGTAGTTAGGAAGATTGGATCTCTTATGTTAAGCATTTCTGGACAGCAGGCTTCTTCTTAGATCAATCCAATTCCTGGTTTTCTGTTCAGAAATATTTTCTAATCCC
Coding sequences:
- the LOC121251640 gene encoding syntaxin-22-like; this encodes MSFQDLQSGAKPSPSSLVGVRSPGQSPSQAVAAGIFQINTAIAAFHRLVDAIGTAKDTSDHRQKLHNTRQRILHLVKDTSAKLKALTDSDRDSSVNPSKKVEDAKLARDFQITLQEFQKAQQLASERESTYSPSAPPRSSSLSATSASGEHFAINENRPFLFEQKRQEVLLLDNEISFNEAMIEEREQGIREVEEQIGQANEIFKDLAVLVHEQGVVIDDIQSNVGTSSASTTQARVQLAKASKSAKSKSSWCWWMLVIFVIALVIFLLILIV